A segment of the Lactobacillus sp. ESL0700 genome:
GGCGGCCATTACCCCTTTCATTAGACGATTGGCCTTTGTTTTGGGGGCAGTTGATAACCCTAATGCCAGACGTGTCAATAAAACGCCGATGCCAACTTTAGGTGGGCTAGGTATCTTTGTGACTTTTAATATTGGCGTTTTCGTGCTGCTGCGGGAACAGTTTCCAACGCATGAAACGTTCAGTATTTTGCTTGCATCAAGTGTCGTTGTGCTAACGGGGATGATTGATGATATTTTGGAGTTGCGGCCCAGACAAAAAATGTTTGGGATTTTTGTTGGTGCATTAGTAATTTATTTCTTAGGCGGCATTAAGATGAACGTTCTTAACGTGCCCTTTGTTAATAAGCAAATTAATTTAGGTTGGTGGAGTCTGCCAATTACTATCTTTTGGATTTTGGCTTTGACTAATGCAGTTAATTTAATTGATGGCTTGGACGGACTAGCCGATGGCGTGTCGATGATTTCCCTGTTTACAATGGGAATTGTTGGCTACTTTTTCTTGCATACGCGGCAATTGTATATTCCGATTGCGTGCTTTATGCTAGCGGCATGCTTGCTGGGCTTTTTACCTTATAATTTTCATCCGGCAAAAATGTTTTTGGGCGATACTGGCGCGCTGTATATCGGCTTTATGATTGCCATTTTTTCACTCAAAGGATTAAAAAACGTTACGTTCATTTCATTGCTGGTGCCGAT
Coding sequences within it:
- a CDS encoding MraY family glycosyltransferase, whose amino-acid sequence is MFKIIVELFFLVIIQAAITPFIRRLAFVLGAVDNPNARRVNKTPMPTLGGLGIFVTFNIGVFVLLREQFPTHETFSILLASSVVVLTGMIDDILELRPRQKMFGIFVGALVIYFLGGIKMNVLNVPFVNKQINLGWWSLPITIFWILALTNAVNLIDGLDGLADGVSMISLFTMGIVGYFFLHTRQLYIPIACFMLAACLLGFLPYNFHPAKMFLGDTGALYIGFMIAIFSLKGLKNVTFISLLVPIIILGVPITDTIYAMIRRKLNKRPVSQADKHHLHHQLMRMGLTHRQTVLTIYALSLIFSFISLLFLLSPTWGTWLLIIGLLLALELFVESIGLLGEKYKPFLHLTQKIISARSTKDPTIEVWHLGQDKPEQLKHHHSNEE